The following proteins are co-located in the Paludibaculum fermentans genome:
- a CDS encoding ADP-ribosylglycohydrolase family protein, which yields MNRFSAAFILSISLCAAQPAKTRTISLADLKDRIRGGWAGQMFGVSYGAPTEFRFNEKIIPVDKLPEWKPSKVDNALNQDDLYVDMTFAKVLDDKGLDATTDDFGAMFKNARYNLWHANLAARRALKRGVPATLSGTPKYNAHANDIDFQIEADFIGLMTPGLPQVANDIAWRAGRVMNYGDGIYGGMFVGCMYADAFFESDPHKVVEAGLACIPAKSPYGQLISDLMTWHKQNPNDWEKAWHLIEEKWNKREPCPEGALKPFNIDAKINGAYIALGLLYGDGDMTKTIQISTRAGQDSDCNPSSAAGVLGTMLGWNRIPDQWKSGIPPLANRKFQYTDFTFETIVDSTYNRALAVVKRAGGKVEGDKLTVPAQAAKAPKLEVWDDYGSPAERVAINDPRWQWNGHWTDESSRNTGSRISSTKGASAEISFEGRGVILVGLYLPDGGLADVYMDGKLASTVDVYPDEDASKGGESVYHDFALKPGKHTLKLVVKGEPYQGSKGAKIALSNLVVFR from the coding sequence ATGAACCGGTTCAGTGCTGCTTTTATTTTGTCAATTTCCCTTTGTGCCGCCCAGCCGGCCAAGACCAGGACGATCTCCCTGGCCGACCTCAAAGACCGCATCCGTGGCGGCTGGGCCGGGCAGATGTTCGGCGTCAGCTACGGCGCGCCCACCGAGTTCCGCTTCAACGAAAAGATCATCCCGGTCGACAAATTGCCCGAGTGGAAACCCTCCAAGGTCGATAACGCCCTGAACCAGGACGACCTCTATGTCGACATGACGTTCGCCAAGGTTCTGGACGACAAGGGCCTCGACGCCACCACGGACGACTTCGGCGCCATGTTCAAGAACGCGCGCTACAACCTTTGGCATGCGAACCTCGCCGCCCGCCGGGCCCTGAAGCGCGGAGTGCCCGCCACTCTGTCCGGCACTCCCAAATACAACGCCCACGCCAACGACATCGACTTCCAGATCGAAGCCGACTTCATCGGCCTGATGACGCCTGGACTCCCACAGGTCGCCAACGACATCGCCTGGCGCGCCGGCCGCGTCATGAACTACGGCGACGGCATCTACGGCGGCATGTTCGTGGGCTGTATGTATGCCGACGCGTTCTTTGAATCCGACCCCCACAAGGTAGTGGAAGCCGGCCTGGCCTGCATCCCGGCCAAGAGCCCCTACGGCCAGTTGATTTCGGACCTGATGACCTGGCACAAGCAGAACCCGAACGACTGGGAGAAGGCGTGGCACCTCATCGAGGAGAAGTGGAACAAACGCGAGCCCTGCCCCGAAGGCGCCCTGAAGCCTTTCAACATTGATGCCAAGATCAACGGAGCCTACATCGCCCTGGGCCTCCTGTACGGCGATGGCGACATGACCAAGACCATCCAGATCTCGACTCGCGCCGGGCAGGATTCCGACTGCAATCCCTCCTCGGCCGCGGGCGTGCTGGGCACGATGCTGGGCTGGAATCGAATTCCGGATCAGTGGAAGAGCGGCATCCCGCCGCTTGCCAATCGTAAGTTCCAGTACACCGACTTCACCTTCGAGACCATCGTCGACAGCACCTACAACCGCGCGCTGGCAGTGGTCAAGCGAGCCGGAGGCAAGGTGGAAGGCGACAAGCTGACGGTTCCTGCCCAGGCGGCGAAAGCCCCGAAACTGGAGGTCTGGGACGACTACGGCTCGCCCGCTGAGCGTGTGGCGATCAACGACCCCCGCTGGCAGTGGAACGGCCATTGGACCGACGAATCGAGCCGCAATACGGGATCGCGCATCTCATCCACGAAGGGCGCCTCCGCCGAGATCTCCTTCGAGGGCCGCGGTGTCATCCTGGTAGGCCTCTACCTGCCGGACGGCGGCCTTGCCGACGTGTATATGGATGGCAAGCTCGCCTCGACAGTCGACGTCTATCCCGATGAAGATGCGAGCAAGGGCGGCGAAAGCGTCTACCACGACTTCGCGCTCAAGCCCGGCAAGCACACTCTGAAACTGGTGGTGAAGGGCGAGCCGTACCAGGGATCCAAGGGGGCGAAAATCGCCCTCAGCAACCTCGTAGTCTTCCGCTAA
- a CDS encoding DUF542 domain-containing protein: MIQTAAATVGDWTARNFRCVVVVEKYGIDFHQEADVLIDEACRQRGLNLEAVLSELQAAAAPRQAVSGDWANISLRELTKHINARHHEYLKLELPRLRQRLDRMATRHGERDGALLSRLHAVYCGLQEELELHLHKEEMILFPVINRYDSAAETGYPIGAPPFGTVRNPIQMMLREHDGATDALKQMRAITRDYVPADYACANFRAVFASLEELEADLLEHIRVENEFLFPRAAELEKALLG, from the coding sequence ATGATTCAAACCGCCGCCGCTACTGTTGGAGACTGGACCGCCCGCAACTTCCGTTGCGTCGTGGTTGTGGAAAAGTATGGCATCGACTTTCACCAGGAAGCTGATGTCCTCATCGACGAAGCGTGCCGGCAGCGCGGGCTGAACCTGGAAGCCGTTCTCAGTGAGTTGCAGGCAGCGGCGGCGCCCAGGCAGGCCGTGTCCGGTGACTGGGCGAACATCTCGCTGCGCGAGCTGACGAAGCACATCAACGCCCGCCATCACGAGTACCTGAAACTGGAGTTGCCCCGGCTGCGGCAGCGGCTAGACCGCATGGCCACGCGCCACGGCGAGCGGGACGGCGCTTTGCTGAGCCGACTGCACGCTGTCTACTGCGGGTTGCAGGAAGAACTGGAGCTGCATCTCCACAAAGAGGAAATGATCCTCTTCCCGGTCATCAACCGCTATGACTCGGCTGCGGAGACGGGCTACCCCATTGGTGCGCCGCCGTTCGGCACCGTGCGCAATCCGATCCAGATGATGCTGCGCGAGCACGACGGAGCCACCGACGCGCTGAAGCAGATGCGGGCGATCACCCGCGACTACGTGCCGGCCGACTATGCATGTGCGAACTTCCGGGCCGTGTTTGCTTCCCTGGAAGAGCTGGAAGCCGACCTGCTGGAGCACATCCGCGTCGAGAATGAGTTTCTGTTTCCCCGCGCCGCCGAACTCGAGAAGGCACTGTTGGGGTGA
- the garD gene encoding galactarate dehydratase, translating to MQPLYVRVHARDNVAIIVNPEGLPAGTSFADGLTLTEFIPQAHKVALVEIGADEPVVRYGEVIGLARRTIAQGSWVREELLSLPSAPALDQLPLATAVPDSLPPLEGITFDGYPNPDGTVGTRNILGITTTVQCVAPTVDYAVKRIKQELLPRYPNVDDAVAITHTYGCGVAIQAPGAAVPIRTIRNLALNPNLGESPLIVSLGCEKLQPAKLFPTSPGLPVLQNEDPFIVRLQDQHGFQDMIAEILRFAEKRLEQLDRRRRVPCPASQLSVGLQCGGSDAFSGVTANPAVGHAADLLVRAGATVMFSEVTEVRDAVHLLTPRAINEAVAQALIREMAWYDEYLERGFADRSANPTPGNKRGGLANIVEKALGSVAKAGTTALMGVAGPGERVTTKGLVFAATPASDFICGTLQLAAGMNMHVFTTGEGTPYGLAMAPVIKVSSRTALAERWPDLIDVNAGRIATGDASIQQVGQELFDLILAVASGRKKTWAETWQLHNAPALFNPGPVT from the coding sequence ATGCAGCCTCTCTACGTACGCGTCCATGCGCGCGACAATGTCGCCATCATCGTGAACCCAGAGGGGCTGCCGGCCGGGACATCCTTCGCCGATGGCTTGACCCTGACGGAGTTCATCCCACAGGCCCACAAGGTGGCCTTAGTTGAGATCGGTGCGGACGAACCCGTGGTCCGGTACGGCGAAGTCATCGGACTGGCCCGCCGGACCATCGCACAGGGGTCCTGGGTTCGTGAAGAGCTACTGAGCCTTCCTTCCGCCCCGGCCCTCGATCAACTGCCTCTCGCCACCGCCGTCCCAGACTCCCTGCCTCCGCTGGAAGGCATCACCTTCGACGGCTATCCCAATCCCGACGGCACCGTGGGCACCCGCAACATCCTGGGCATCACCACGACCGTCCAGTGCGTCGCGCCCACGGTCGACTACGCGGTCAAGCGGATCAAGCAGGAACTGCTGCCGCGCTACCCCAACGTGGACGACGCGGTCGCCATCACCCACACCTACGGCTGCGGCGTGGCCATCCAGGCGCCCGGAGCTGCTGTCCCCATCCGCACCATCCGCAACCTCGCGCTGAATCCCAATCTGGGCGAATCGCCGCTGATCGTGAGCCTGGGCTGCGAGAAACTGCAGCCCGCGAAGCTCTTCCCTACCTCACCGGGACTGCCGGTGCTGCAGAACGAAGACCCGTTTATCGTCCGGCTGCAGGACCAGCACGGCTTCCAGGACATGATCGCGGAGATCCTGCGCTTCGCGGAAAAGCGCCTGGAGCAACTCGATCGCCGCCGCCGCGTGCCCTGCCCTGCTTCGCAGCTGAGTGTCGGACTGCAGTGCGGCGGCAGCGACGCCTTCTCCGGAGTCACCGCCAACCCGGCCGTCGGCCATGCGGCGGACCTGCTGGTGCGCGCCGGCGCCACAGTGATGTTCTCGGAAGTGACAGAGGTACGCGACGCCGTCCACCTGCTGACGCCGCGCGCGATCAACGAAGCAGTGGCCCAGGCGCTGATCCGGGAAATGGCCTGGTATGACGAGTATCTGGAACGCGGCTTCGCCGACCGCAGCGCCAACCCCACGCCGGGCAACAAACGCGGAGGCCTGGCAAACATCGTCGAGAAGGCTCTGGGCTCCGTGGCCAAGGCGGGCACTACAGCCTTAATGGGGGTGGCCGGACCGGGCGAGCGCGTCACCACGAAGGGCCTTGTCTTTGCCGCGACGCCCGCCAGCGATTTCATCTGCGGCACGCTCCAACTCGCCGCGGGTATGAACATGCACGTCTTCACGACGGGCGAAGGCACACCCTATGGACTAGCGATGGCTCCGGTGATCAAGGTCTCTTCACGCACCGCCCTGGCCGAGCGCTGGCCCGACCTAATCGACGTCAACGCCGGCCGCATCGCGACAGGAGACGCCTCGATCCAGCAGGTGGGCCAGGAGCTGTTTGACCTCATCCTGGCTGTCGCCAGCGGCCGCAAAAAGACATGGGCCGAGACGTGGCAACTGCACAACGCCCCGGCCCTCTTTAACCCCGGCCCCGTCACCTGA
- the garR gene encoding 2-hydroxy-3-oxopropionate reductase: MNIGFVGLGIMGKPMAKNLLKAGHKLTVYDIVTASVEELTAAGAEAASSAADAAARSELTITMLPDGPDVEAAVLNPGGVLDGAAAGSIIVDMSSINPVTAQKVGAACAEKGVEFLDAPVSGGEPKAIDATLAIMVGGSQDTFDKALPVLKSLGSSATLTGPVGAGNVTKLANQIMVACNIAAMGEALVLATKAGLDPEVVFNAVKGGLAGSTVLNAKAPMVIGRNFKPGFRIRLHQKDLRNALLAAESMKVALPFTSMVQQMLVASMNNGRGDLDHSAIVNIIEDMAQCQVRKPE; this comes from the coding sequence ATGAACATCGGATTTGTCGGACTCGGCATCATGGGCAAGCCCATGGCCAAGAATCTCCTGAAGGCCGGCCACAAGCTGACCGTGTACGACATCGTCACCGCATCGGTCGAAGAGCTGACCGCCGCCGGCGCGGAAGCCGCTTCCTCGGCCGCCGATGCGGCTGCGCGCTCGGAACTGACCATCACCATGCTGCCGGACGGACCGGACGTCGAAGCCGCCGTGCTGAACCCCGGCGGCGTGCTGGACGGCGCAGCCGCGGGCTCCATCATTGTGGACATGAGCTCCATCAACCCCGTAACGGCCCAGAAAGTGGGAGCGGCCTGCGCGGAGAAGGGCGTGGAGTTCCTGGATGCGCCGGTGAGCGGCGGTGAACCAAAGGCCATCGACGCCACCCTGGCGATCATGGTGGGCGGCAGCCAGGACACGTTCGACAAGGCGCTACCGGTGTTGAAGTCCCTGGGCTCCAGCGCGACCCTCACTGGCCCTGTCGGCGCCGGCAATGTGACTAAACTGGCGAACCAGATCATGGTCGCCTGCAACATCGCCGCAATGGGCGAAGCACTCGTCCTGGCCACCAAGGCAGGCCTGGATCCGGAGGTTGTCTTCAACGCGGTGAAAGGCGGGCTCGCGGGCAGCACGGTGTTGAACGCCAAGGCGCCCATGGTCATCGGCCGTAACTTCAAACCCGGCTTCCGCATCCGCCTGCACCAGAAGGATCTGCGCAACGCGCTGCTGGCCGCCGAGTCGATGAAGGTCGCCCTGCCCTTCACCAGCATGGTGCAGCAGATGCTCGTGGCCTCGATGAACAACGGCCGCGGCGACCTCGACCATTCCGCCATCGTCAACATCATCGAAGACATGGCGCAGTGCCAGGTCCGCAAGCCCGAATAA
- a CDS encoding aldo/keto reductase, with the protein MQTKQLGNSDLHITPLGVGAWAMGGGGWAFAWGPQDDSESIAAIRAALDAGINWIDTAAVYGLGHSEEVVAKALEGRTQKPYVFTKCERCWDENRQIYKSLKSDSIRKECEASLRRLKLDVIDLYQIHWPEPEEDIEEGWETMVRLKEEGKVRWVGVSNFNVAQMKRIQKFGPITSLQPPYSIPSPDVEAAAMPYCAENNIGMIVYSPMKSGLLTGKMTRERIENLPADDFRKNALSFKEPHLTRNLALVELIREIGNRHGRMPGEVAIAWALRRPEITAAIVGLRSPAQLEGVIGAATFRLSPEEIAEIAAFMTANPV; encoded by the coding sequence ATGCAGACAAAACAACTTGGCAACAGTGACCTACATATCACCCCGCTTGGCGTCGGAGCCTGGGCCATGGGGGGCGGCGGCTGGGCGTTTGCCTGGGGTCCGCAGGACGACAGCGAATCGATTGCGGCCATTCGCGCCGCGCTGGATGCGGGCATCAACTGGATTGATACCGCCGCGGTGTATGGCCTCGGCCATTCCGAGGAAGTTGTGGCGAAGGCGCTGGAAGGCCGGACGCAGAAGCCCTATGTGTTCACCAAGTGCGAACGCTGCTGGGATGAGAACCGCCAGATCTACAAGAGCCTCAAGAGCGACTCCATCCGGAAGGAGTGCGAGGCTTCCCTGCGGCGGTTGAAGCTCGATGTAATCGATCTTTATCAGATCCACTGGCCCGAGCCCGAGGAGGACATCGAAGAGGGCTGGGAGACGATGGTGCGGTTGAAGGAAGAAGGCAAAGTCCGCTGGGTGGGAGTGTCGAACTTTAATGTCGCGCAGATGAAGCGCATTCAGAAATTCGGCCCCATCACCTCGCTGCAGCCTCCCTACTCGATCCCCTCGCCCGATGTCGAAGCCGCGGCGATGCCTTACTGCGCCGAGAATAATATCGGCATGATCGTCTACTCGCCGATGAAGTCCGGCCTGCTAACCGGGAAGATGACCCGCGAGCGCATCGAGAATCTGCCCGCCGACGATTTCCGCAAGAACGCCCTCAGCTTCAAAGAGCCGCACCTGACGCGCAACCTGGCGCTGGTTGAACTCATCCGCGAGATCGGCAATCGCCACGGGCGGATGCCCGGAGAAGTGGCCATCGCCTGGGCGCTGCGGCGTCCCGAGATCACGGCGGCCATCGTCGGATTGCGGTCGCCGGCTCAACTGGAAGGTGTGATCGGCGCGGCTACTTTCCGCCTGTCGCCGGAAGAGATCGCGGAGATTGCCGCGTTCATGACCGCGAATCCGGTCTAG
- a CDS encoding class I SAM-dependent methyltransferase — protein sequence MKLPDPYLHNPDEQRIDAPLGRWNLYIGGARRHVPGYVNLDILATPGVDVLADAHELPFPDDVFQRVECDAVLEHVYMPQRVMREIERVLAPGGFAHVVTPFCHPFHEYPKDYRRFTPDGLASMAGGLKVVKTGWRTGPAATWILFTMEFAKMLLPWRWWRILAHGVLGLLLWPLRYLDPWLMNSPHAARLGNHCYVWLQKPKTGR from the coding sequence GTGAAGCTACCCGACCCTTACCTGCATAATCCTGACGAACAGCGGATTGACGCACCGCTGGGGCGCTGGAACCTGTACATCGGCGGTGCCCGCCGTCATGTGCCCGGTTATGTGAACCTCGACATCCTGGCCACTCCGGGTGTCGACGTCCTGGCCGACGCCCACGAGCTTCCCTTTCCGGATGACGTCTTCCAACGCGTGGAGTGCGACGCCGTGCTGGAGCACGTGTACATGCCGCAGCGCGTGATGCGGGAGATCGAACGCGTGCTCGCCCCGGGCGGCTTCGCCCATGTCGTGACACCGTTCTGCCACCCGTTTCACGAATACCCCAAGGACTACCGGCGCTTCACGCCCGATGGTCTCGCCTCGATGGCCGGCGGCCTGAAAGTGGTGAAGACCGGCTGGCGCACGGGACCTGCAGCCACTTGGATCCTCTTCACCATGGAGTTCGCGAAGATGCTGCTGCCCTGGCGCTGGTGGCGCATCCTGGCGCACGGCGTCCTCGGGCTGCTGCTTTGGCCGCTACGCTACCTGGATCCCTGGCTGATGAACTCGCCACACGCAGCCCGCCTGGGCAATCACTGCTACGTGTGGCTGCAGAAGCCGAAAACCGGCCGCTAG
- a CDS encoding HpcH/HpaI aldolase family protein, with product MKTNSVKQALREGRLQLGTAFAQLRSQDVARILAAAGFDWAFLDGEHGGFDQETLQDLCRIAVKVGLSPIVRVADLQYSLVARALDCGAEGVIFPRVEDPALLEKAVSWTKFPPVGMRGMGLTTMSFDFEPVTIPQMMEHLNREQMVVLQIETVKAFEARDELLSVANVDAVMIGPVDLTISLGVPGEFEHPRMLATVEKIIESCIAHGVAPGAQARNLALAQRWKKMGMLFVGCSSETAMLYERGLEITNALR from the coding sequence ATGAAAACCAACTCCGTCAAACAGGCCCTGCGCGAGGGCAGGCTCCAACTCGGCACGGCCTTCGCCCAACTCCGTTCGCAGGACGTGGCCCGCATCCTGGCGGCAGCCGGCTTCGACTGGGCCTTTTTGGACGGAGAGCACGGCGGCTTCGATCAGGAGACGCTGCAGGATCTGTGCCGGATTGCCGTGAAGGTGGGCCTCAGCCCCATCGTGCGCGTGGCGGACCTCCAGTATTCGCTCGTCGCCCGAGCCCTGGACTGCGGCGCTGAGGGCGTGATCTTCCCCCGCGTCGAGGATCCGGCTCTGCTCGAGAAGGCCGTCAGTTGGACCAAGTTTCCGCCTGTCGGGATGCGCGGCATGGGCCTGACGACGATGTCGTTCGACTTCGAGCCCGTCACCATCCCGCAGATGATGGAGCACCTCAACCGCGAGCAGATGGTGGTGCTGCAGATTGAAACCGTGAAGGCCTTTGAAGCCCGCGACGAACTGCTTTCGGTCGCCAACGTGGACGCGGTCATGATAGGCCCGGTCGATCTCACCATCAGCCTGGGTGTGCCCGGCGAATTTGAGCATCCCAGGATGCTCGCGACCGTGGAGAAGATCATCGAGAGCTGCATTGCACACGGCGTAGCTCCCGGTGCGCAGGCTCGGAATCTTGCCCTTGCCCAACGCTGGAAGAAGATGGGCATGCTCTTCGTAGGCTGCAGCAGCGAGACCGCGATGCTCTACGAGCGCGGGCTGGAAATCACGAACGCGCTGCGGTGA
- the bshC gene encoding bacillithiol biosynthesis protein BshC, translating to MRSTCIPHTELPGTSALFADYLYRFERVAKFYAHNPHDPESIRRAANAAGIPDERRQKVVAALRKINGESASLAQLELPDTVAIVTGQQVGLFSGPAYTVYKALTAAKLARQLTDSGIRAVPVFWLATEDHDFQEIQHAWMFDPRQRAARLEATGAGQPGQPVGSIPITTAPVDQLRETLRGFLYADEVMELVDDAYQPGRTFGEAFRLLIQRLLAGHGLVFLDPLEPALREVAAPMLHAALERRGELTQALIARGKELEAAGYHSQVLVDKDTSLFFKLEGGRRLKLAPDEVPSDSASLSPNALLRPVMQDYLLPTAAYIGGPAELAYLAQSQVLYQTLLGRMPMAVPRSGFTLLDERAHTLMDKFHITLTDCFHGADSLKERIASRLIPESLGATFEDVTSEVRSSLERLERELQSFDPTLGAALVKSRAKILYQLEKNRRKTSREAMRRNLQVTEGAAHLSGLVFPERHLQERLFSLLPFLARHGFDLIDTLYENVHRGCPDHLLLTV from the coding sequence ATGAGAAGCACCTGCATTCCGCATACCGAACTGCCGGGTACCAGCGCGCTTTTCGCTGACTATCTGTACCGCTTTGAACGCGTGGCGAAGTTCTACGCGCACAACCCGCATGATCCGGAGTCCATCCGCCGGGCGGCCAACGCGGCGGGCATCCCCGACGAGCGGCGGCAGAAGGTCGTCGCGGCCTTGCGAAAGATCAACGGCGAGTCTGCCTCGCTGGCCCAGTTGGAACTCCCCGACACCGTGGCCATCGTCACCGGCCAGCAGGTGGGCCTTTTCTCCGGGCCGGCGTACACCGTCTACAAAGCGTTGACAGCCGCCAAACTGGCGCGCCAGTTGACTGACTCCGGCATCCGGGCGGTGCCCGTCTTCTGGCTGGCCACCGAGGATCACGATTTTCAGGAGATCCAGCACGCGTGGATGTTCGACCCCCGGCAGCGGGCGGCCCGCCTGGAGGCGACCGGCGCCGGCCAACCCGGTCAACCGGTGGGTTCGATTCCCATCACTACCGCTCCGGTGGACCAACTGCGCGAGACACTGCGCGGTTTCCTCTATGCCGACGAAGTGATGGAGCTGGTGGATGACGCCTATCAGCCCGGCCGCACGTTCGGCGAGGCGTTCCGCCTGCTGATTCAACGCCTGCTCGCCGGACATGGCCTGGTCTTCCTGGATCCTCTCGAACCGGCCCTGCGGGAAGTGGCTGCGCCCATGCTGCATGCCGCCCTGGAACGGCGCGGTGAGCTCACCCAGGCGCTGATCGCCCGCGGCAAGGAACTGGAAGCCGCCGGCTACCATTCGCAGGTCCTCGTAGACAAAGATACGTCTCTGTTCTTCAAGCTGGAGGGCGGCCGCCGGCTGAAGCTCGCGCCGGACGAGGTACCTTCCGATTCCGCTTCGCTCTCGCCGAATGCGCTCCTGCGCCCGGTGATGCAGGACTACCTGTTGCCCACCGCGGCCTACATAGGCGGGCCGGCGGAACTGGCCTACCTCGCCCAGTCGCAGGTGCTCTACCAGACCCTGCTGGGCCGCATGCCCATGGCCGTGCCGCGCAGCGGATTCACCCTGCTGGATGAGCGCGCCCACACGCTGATGGACAAGTTTCATATCACGCTGACGGATTGTTTCCACGGGGCCGACTCCCTCAAGGAACGGATCGCTTCGCGCCTCATTCCTGAATCGCTGGGCGCTACGTTTGAAGACGTCACGAGCGAAGTCCGCAGTTCGCTGGAGCGCCTGGAGCGTGAACTGCAGAGCTTCGACCCCACGTTGGGCGCCGCCCTGGTGAAGAGCCGGGCGAAGATCCTTTATCAGCTCGAAAAGAACCGCCGCAAGACCTCGCGTGAGGCAATGCGCCGCAACCTCCAGGTGACCGAGGGTGCCGCCCACCTCAGCGGCCTGGTGTTCCCGGAGCGCCACCTGCAGGAGCGGTTGTTCTCACTGCTGCCCTTCCTGGCGCGGCATGGCTTCGATCTGATCGATACCCTTTACGAGAACGTCCACCGCGGCTGTCCGGACCATCTGTTGTTGACCGTATGA
- the cyaY gene encoding iron donor protein CyaY, translating into MMLTDQEFQQRVDQTLETVFAKLAGASDDYDFDVDMNNGALTVEFEEPRERFVVSPNSPVKQIWVSAHVQSYKFDWKPEADAFVLPDSGQTLEDLMVSAIQKRIPDFHL; encoded by the coding sequence ATGATGCTTACCGACCAGGAATTCCAGCAGCGGGTCGATCAGACCCTGGAAACCGTCTTTGCCAAACTGGCCGGAGCCAGCGACGACTACGATTTCGACGTGGACATGAACAACGGAGCGCTCACCGTCGAGTTCGAAGAACCACGTGAGCGGTTTGTCGTCAGCCCGAACAGCCCCGTGAAACAGATCTGGGTATCGGCTCACGTCCAAAGTTACAAGTTCGACTGGAAGCCCGAGGCTGACGCCTTTGTCCTCCCCGACTCCGGCCAAACGCTGGAAGATCTGATGGTTTCCGCCATTCAGAAGCGGATTCCGGATTTTCATCTCTAG
- the hemW gene encoding radical SAM family heme chaperone HemW — protein sequence MAGVYISWPFCAQKCTYCNFASGVFPRELEQQYLDALTREIRSTIWGWTPETVYLGGGTPASMDPAMLGAILGLVPGNPWPEATIEAAPGAISQQQAQSWLRLGLNRVSLGVQSFVETELRRTGRKHTAANVAEDVAMLRSEGFSEINIDLIAGLPGQTARGWESSLAHVESLDVPHVSVYMLEVDEDSRLGKEMLLGGVRYGAMDVPGEQQIVECYEQAVDRLAEMGLQRYEISNFARPGSESMHNLKYWQLEPYLGFGADAHSFDGRLRWQNVEAPSEYAKAPDPRLSSVEAILAEERFFVGLRLMKGIQPTPDEWAEHRAVIDQFVSDGLLATDGQTLRLTPRGILLSNEVFEEFIHA from the coding sequence GTGGCCGGCGTCTACATCTCCTGGCCGTTCTGTGCGCAGAAGTGCACCTACTGCAATTTCGCCTCCGGGGTGTTCCCGCGTGAATTGGAACAACAGTATTTGGATGCACTGACCCGCGAAATCCGCTCCACAATCTGGGGGTGGACGCCGGAAACAGTTTACCTGGGCGGAGGCACGCCTGCTTCGATGGATCCCGCGATGCTGGGCGCCATCCTGGGGCTCGTCCCGGGCAATCCCTGGCCCGAGGCGACGATCGAGGCAGCCCCGGGCGCCATTTCGCAGCAGCAGGCGCAGTCCTGGCTTCGTTTGGGGCTCAACCGTGTCAGCCTGGGCGTGCAGTCCTTCGTCGAAACGGAGTTGCGGCGTACCGGCCGCAAGCACACCGCCGCGAATGTGGCGGAAGATGTAGCCATGCTCCGGTCCGAGGGCTTCTCCGAGATCAATATCGACCTGATTGCCGGTTTGCCCGGCCAGACTGCCCGCGGCTGGGAGAGTTCGCTTGCCCACGTGGAGAGCCTGGATGTACCGCATGTCTCCGTCTACATGCTGGAGGTGGACGAGGATTCGAGGCTGGGCAAGGAAATGCTGCTGGGCGGGGTGCGGTATGGGGCGATGGACGTACCCGGCGAGCAGCAGATAGTGGAATGTTACGAGCAGGCGGTGGATCGCCTGGCGGAGATGGGCCTCCAGCGTTACGAGATCTCCAACTTCGCCCGGCCCGGCTCGGAGTCCATGCACAATCTGAAGTATTGGCAACTGGAGCCTTATCTTGGGTTTGGAGCAGATGCCCATTCTTTTGACGGCCGCCTGCGCTGGCAGAACGTGGAGGCGCCCTCTGAGTACGCAAAGGCTCCTGATCCACGCTTGAGTTCGGTCGAGGCGATCCTCGCCGAAGAGCGGTTCTTCGTTGGTTTACGCCTGATGAAAGGCATCCAACCCACCCCGGACGAGTGGGCGGAGCACCGCGCTGTCATCGATCAGTTCGTAAGCGATGGCCTGCTGGCCACAGACGGGCAGACCCTGCGCCTCACGCCGCGCGGAATCCTGCTCTCCAACGAGGTGTTTGAGGAATTTATTCATGCCTGA